The following coding sequences are from one Clostridia bacterium window:
- a CDS encoding MEDS domain-containing protein, which yields MRIKLDSIDGSHMAFYYCSPEHLAINALQYLKEGEERKQKLYIYMDPLLFGKLNQLFEKLGDGCNIEHLYLEQLIQGYKADGIQKLRGHINELVWECRRDRYEGIRAIVQVAFAIKQTSKEDFLNFEEVITGIIENTAFSLMCTYDFYDFITKKQIIDKEVIKKSLKTHPYILNQFSIKVNTI from the coding sequence ATGAGAATTAAGCTGGATAGTATTGATGGAAGCCATATGGCTTTTTACTATTGCAGCCCGGAACACCTTGCAATAAATGCATTACAATATTTAAAGGAAGGAGAGGAGAGAAAGCAAAAGCTATATATTTATATGGATCCTTTATTGTTTGGGAAATTGAATCAATTATTTGAAAAGCTGGGCGATGGCTGCAATATTGAACATCTTTATCTAGAACAATTAATTCAAGGCTATAAAGCAGACGGCATTCAAAAGCTGAGGGGACACATTAATGAGTTGGTATGGGAATGTCGGAGAGACAGATATGAGGGTATAAGGGCAATTGTTCAGGTTGCTTTTGCCATAAAACAGACTTCTAAAGAGGATTTTTTAAACTTTGAAGAAGTTATAACCGGAATTATTGAAAACACAGCTTTTTCACTGATGTGCACTTATGATTTTTATGATTTTATAACTAAAAAGCAAATAATTGATAAAGAAGTGATCAAAAAATCCTTAAAAACCCATCCCTATATTTTGAACCAATTTTCAATAAAAGTGAATACAATATAA